Below is a window of Halalkalicoccus subterraneus DNA.
GAATAATATCCAGCTCTTCTGGCGGCATTAGCGACCAATACCCGTCGTCTAAGTCCCCCTGAGGATAGTCAAATACATCAATCAAATCATCTTTATATCCAGGATCATCTCGATGATTCCGGACTGCTTCAACAACTTCTGTGTCCAGATCACGGTTCGTCGGAGCTTTCGTATCAGCTTTTACTCGAACACACCGAATACTGTTGGTTTCACGTTCACTCGAATCCGATTCCTCTTCGAGGATAACGATAGCTGGATAGTTTTTCGCATCCGCAAACACACCAGAATCACGGAAATCATATACTTCTTCGATGCGGGCCTCATTGAGTAAGACACGCCGCAAACCCTCACCATAGTCTGTATTCATGAATTGGTTCGGGGTGATGAATCCCAGCTTCCCACTCCCCTCTTTCAGCCAGTCAAGCCCTCGCTCGTAGAATGGACAGTAGAGATCGTAGTTTCCCGTCGTCGATTCATAGAGCTGATCCAACATTGCCTTCTGCCCATCAGGGAGGTTCTGGATACGGACATAGGGCGGGTTCCCCACAACGTAGTCATACTCCATGTAATTCTTAACGACAAGCGCGAGGATCGTATCCTCAAACATCTTGAAAAGGCGCCCGTCGCCGTGCTCTTCCTCGAGATAACGGACCGTACTGAGGATATCATTGACGTACGGAACGAAGAACTCCTCGACACCATCGTACTCGCGTGTCGTGTAGCGGTTGATCCTCTGCGATAGCCCACCACCGTACTCCCACATGCCCTCGCTCATGTGGAATTTGACCACGTCCAGGACACCCTGTAGTGCCGCAAAATATTCCCCGAAATTCCGCACGTCGGAATTCAACCGTACCGTCTCGAAGAGTGGCATTCGTACTCGTTGAACACCGTCTTAGCCTGATAATGGACGCAATCGACTTGTCCTGAATAAAGGATCTTCTTCGACACACGTGGTTAGAGATGCGGCGGGATTGTTCTCATCTCACCGGGTAGGAATTGGAGTGCATACTTGACCGGGTGAGGGTTTAACCGGCATTGTGGGCTACTCTAAACCAGAGTTAGTACATGGAACCAGAAGATAAGTTCGGGAATGAGATCTACTCCAATATTTACGAGGAACTTTGCGAATATGGTGCTCGATTAAAACAGGTAGGGTATCAGGAGTCCCGTAACAAACCAAACCTCTTCTACTACGAGAAGACGCCTGGTATCATGTTCTTCATGGATATGCGTGGAACACAACAGGTGAAAATTTGGGAGGACACTCGACCCCTATTTTACTGGAATATCGATCTCACTATGCCGGATTGGGGCAGGCGATGTCTTCTCAAGCAAGAACGGGAGCGATTAATGAGTCATCAAGTTCCGCTACGCATCAGTTTCTACGCTGGCATGGGAAGTGGCTTCGCAGAAGCCGATAATTCGAAGGTGCCGGATCCATTTGGAGGACCCGACGGGTACTGCCGTACCTGCGGTGAGGACTTGAGTTCGAATGAGATGCTTTGTTCGGAAGACTGTGAGAGAGACCAGCACCCGAACCGATTCTGTGAATCCTGTAACGACCGGCTGGAGTGGGATCAACTCATTCGTCACCACGTCAGTTACTACCCCGAAGAGATAGTGAATGTGTGCCGGTCCTGTCACCGGAAAATCCATCTTGAGGACTCCTTCCATCCCGAGCTTACGCCACCACAGGAAGACATAGAACGCTTCTATGAGTGACTCGTTAACGGGTGCTACAGTGATTGAGCGAAATCACGGACGGTATTGATTGCATCTTCTCGGGAATCCACTGCACGGACCATTCACCACCTTACCAATCGGCTACCCCGGGTCAAGGAGGACCGAGAAACGTCTGGTTCGCTTCGACAGTCCATTTGCCATCCGGTTTCCCATGTAGTTCGATCTTGAGAGTTAGTCATCAAATGAGTGAGTTTGGATGTGGCTTATGTTTATAAGACGTCGAAACATAGAGAAGATCAAGAACCTATGGATCTGACGGCTGTTGACTTATTCAGTGGCGGCGGTGGCGCGTCACTTGGTATCCACCGTGTTGACGGGATAGAGTTGCGAGGAGCGGCGGAAATCAATGATGAGGTCTGTGATCATTACAATAAGAATCTCCCTGTGGAGGCCGCTGATATCGACCTTACCGATGAAGACGCCTTAAATCAGATCTGCGCCAAGTACGACTTGAAACCAGCAGACATTGATCTTGTCATCGGTTGCCCACCCTGCCAGAAGTACAGCAGTCTCCAAGACACAACACCGCCACTTGAAGACGGTCCGAAAAACAAACTGCTCAATGTCTACATCGACCTAATTCTCAAAATAGCCCCTAAAGTTGTCGTGTTCGAGAACGTCCCCGGGTTAATGTCTGAGAAGAACGAGCAATACCTAGAGGATCTCAAGTATCACCTTCGGAAATCCAATTATGGATTCGATCTGAAACGTCTCTGTACAGCGGATTACGGCGTACCACAAGACCGCGATCGAGTAATCGGTATTGGGATTCAGGGCGTGTCGAGTGAGGAAGTCTCACTCCCGGAACCTACACACGCCCCACCTGAGAAGGCTGATGCTGAAGGAAAGAAACCGTATCGGACAGTGGCCGATGCGATCGATGACCTCCCACCCCTAGAAGCAGGGGAAACACGCAGTGATCTGCCATTCAATGGTCACCGAGCGCGGAATCACCGAAAGAAGACAATCGAATTCATGAAGCAGATCCCTCAAAACGGAGGAAGCCGAACGGATCTGCCCGACGAAGACCAGCTAGAGTGTCATAAGAACTTGGAGAACAAAGCCAGTGCTGGGAACGTGTACGGTCGCATGGCCTGGGAAGAGCCAGGCCCAACACTTACTGGCCGGTGTACTTCCCCCAGTTCTGGTCGATTCGTCCACCCTGAACAACACCGTGGGATTAGTCCCCGAGAAGCAGCACGGATTATGACGTTCCCGGACGACTACGATCTCCCAGAATCGAACGGGACTGCAGAACGTCTAATTGGGAACGCTGTACCGCCGGACTTCATTGCGACTGTCCTGACTACCTTCCTCACAGAGCATAAGGATCTGATCAAAGAACCTCAGGCGCAGACAGCAGACTAAGTTAGGCTGGTTCCTGTCGCGTTCGTAGCTCTTCCAGAATTGCCCATTCAAGCCCCGCAGCTAGTGCTGCTCCCGGATAAGCGTACCAGAAGTCCACGCTCCCCATCTCACTGATGTGCTGCATCACGTGATCATTCGCGTCCCCGTCGTAGAATTCATCGGGATATGTCTCAACTAATTGCTGCAGCTCGTTCAGGACATCTTTTGTGTTGTGTTTGAGCAGGTACGACTCGTGCGTCAGAGACCGAACAACAGATTCGACATTTTCGTCTTGCCCTCCCGCTCGTTTCTGAGCAAGGTCAGCAAAAGCGGTGATTTTCTTTTCCATCGACTCTGCGTTCATAACGGGTTTCCATTCGTCGTCGTACAGACTGTCGACATGACTCGCGGGGGAGTATAACGCTACGGGATATTATCGAACACCGTCTA
It encodes the following:
- a CDS encoding HNH endonuclease signature motif containing protein, producing MEPEDKFGNEIYSNIYEELCEYGARLKQVGYQESRNKPNLFYYEKTPGIMFFMDMRGTQQVKIWEDTRPLFYWNIDLTMPDWGRRCLLKQERERLMSHQVPLRISFYAGMGSGFAEADNSKVPDPFGGPDGYCRTCGEDLSSNEMLCSEDCERDQHPNRFCESCNDRLEWDQLIRHHVSYYPEEIVNVCRSCHRKIHLEDSFHPELTPPQEDIERFYE
- a CDS encoding DNA cytosine methyltransferase → MDLTAVDLFSGGGGASLGIHRVDGIELRGAAEINDEVCDHYNKNLPVEAADIDLTDEDALNQICAKYDLKPADIDLVIGCPPCQKYSSLQDTTPPLEDGPKNKLLNVYIDLILKIAPKVVVFENVPGLMSEKNEQYLEDLKYHLRKSNYGFDLKRLCTADYGVPQDRDRVIGIGIQGVSSEEVSLPEPTHAPPEKADAEGKKPYRTVADAIDDLPPLEAGETRSDLPFNGHRARNHRKKTIEFMKQIPQNGGSRTDLPDEDQLECHKNLENKASAGNVYGRMAWEEPGPTLTGRCTSPSSGRFVHPEQHRGISPREAARIMTFPDDYDLPESNGTAERLIGNAVPPDFIATVLTTFLTEHKDLIKEPQAQTAD